Genomic DNA from Haemorhous mexicanus isolate bHaeMex1 chromosome 20, bHaeMex1.pri, whole genome shotgun sequence:
CTGCATTCTGTGGTAGTTGAgatctattttttaaaaggagtaaatgaaggaaggcaggcaggaagctGAGGCTGGTGGATGCATAACTAAACTCTCAGATCATAACAAAAGCTCTGTTTTTCACCTGTGTAAAAAAGTTGAtaagcagcagaaacaaaaacaacGCTAAAAGCTTTTCAACTGTTTTGTCACAGCCTCCATtatgctgctttctgcagagctgcttcctgtgatttttttttcatccttctgTTGAAGGAAATGTAATGATTCCCAGTCCCtcaaataacaaataaaaaaaaaccccaaacctcagATTAGCAATCTCTTACCACTCATTTTGCCAGTGTTGAAGACAGAGTGTTGTCTGGCCACCTACCCAGAgtgtaatttcaaaattatactCTAACTATGCAGGACTGGTCTCTGCCTATTTCCAGTTAGCAAAACCCACATGACATGGATTGTTAGAGATTATAAAGCATAAAGAGTTGCCAGAGCTTTTGCTGAGGCCTGAGCAAGTGTCAGTATTGTCCTCACTTTGATAACAACCCTCCTGCTCCAGAAAAGGTCAGGAATTTTGAGAGACTCATACAAAGCCAGAGACATGATAAAACCACTCATTGATACAAATTTTTAGTAGAAATAGTGGCTTAAGTGACTCCTACTGGCTTGTTTGGAGGTGAGGTGAACTTGATTATAAATAATCTGCTGAATAAAGCACAGGTAGGGACTGCCCTCCACCCAAATCAGCCCCCCGGGTCACTGTCCAGCCCATCAAATAGCTCTGTCACAGCAAGTGAAGGGCAGAGGACAGAAGCTgttaaaagaaatgtttatcCAAGTAAGGTCTAAGGGGGTTGGACTCTCAGATAAAGTCAATCTGTTTTGTCTCTAGATGTCAGGAGGGAAAACAACACAGGGAAGGCACAGCTGGGGGTACTGCAGGGGACAGCACCCAAGAGTATTGTTTGCTGGTCCAGAAGAAGGTGCCTggcccctcctgcagcactgggagctttCCTGGCCCACCTTGCTGCTGTCccccccaggctgggagctgctctcagcctcACCGGTCCGAGATGAGGGTGGCAAATGCCGCGTCCTTGGCTCGGATGCTCCAGGACAGGGCCGAGCCCAGGCGGTTGTTCCGCAGAGCCTTCATGGCCATGATCTTACAGATGCTGCGCACTGGGGGGAAACACGGCAAAGGAGGGCAAGAATTAGAGTCAGCGGGTTCAGCTGGACCACTGATAAACAGGGAGACTGAAAATGCACCACCTTGTTCATGCATCTGCCTCTGCTCACAGATCCTCAGCACCTTGAGGGCCTTCTGCTCCGTGCTGAGTGGGATGCGCTCGATGTGCAGCTCCAGGTACACCCGGCCGTACTCCGGGCAGTGGTCAAAGTAGTCCACCCCCAGCTGCCACAGGCTGAGAGAGGGGAGAAATCACCACCATTCCAACCCTAGAAATCTTCAATGAGCACAACAGTAAAGCCCCAAGGAGAATCTGAGCCTGCATTAATAACTGTTAGCTGTGATTAATTTTACATTCAGCCCTGAAatggcttttcctttctgcctcaTGCCAGTTCCCTGTAACATAACTTTGGAATGCCACGACTTTGGAATATGTGCAGCTCGACTTTGAAATATGTGCAGCTGGTGCAGCTTCAGTGCAAGGCACTCTGCACAGTGGCAGGcgtggctgtgcccaggtcaTGGGGTGTGAAGAGCTCTAACAGACAGCTTTTGTCTCCATTCAGGAAGGGAAATGTGCCAATCTTGTACAAACCCTGAGGGACACCTCTGCTGAAATTCTAACAGTGGCTGCTCTAAGTTTTGCCCTTTTACTTCATGAACATGCAGTTATTTGTTTTGGCTGCCTCAGTCTAAGTCTGTCCCATAAGTAATAAAACAAAAGGTGATACCTGTGATGGGAGAAGAGTCCTGAGGCATACTCCAGCAGGAGGAATTCACGCATATTTGAACCAAAACTGGGGGGAAAGAGAGCAAATATCCAGATATTATTATGTGCATCTCACTGGAAAAATCTGATTACTTTATTTCACAAGTACTGTCAATTTCTGCAGCATgtttcctcccccccccccccccgccccgctaTCTTAATTAGCTTTATTCaaataatgcaaataaataCTTACTAGAGATTGTGAGACTGCAGGAGTTTGCAGTGATCCAAGAGGTCAGTCAGATGAGCCACAAACCACCAGTTGCTCAGGACAATGCTGTAtttgaagcaaaagaaaaaactaagCCTAACACTGCCAGGGACTGTGTCAGGTTTTCCACAGGCATTTCTTACCACCAATACACAGCTCTATTACAGTCCAAGGTCTGGCTGCAATCTCCCAGACCCAGTGGAATACTTTTAATTGCTGCCAGCTTCACGTATTTTTGCTAAATTCTTGGCAAGGATGACTGGGGCTCTGTACCCATACCCCCACCCCAAATACACAGAAGCAATACTGTAGAACTAGAAATCCCTTAAAAACCCTTAAAACTCAACCTGCATTCCTTGATCACTTGATGCATCTCAAATTCAAAGGCTGCCATTAAAATCATGTCTagaggctcagggctgctctctctACCCAGGAACAGGTCCATACTAGACTGTGGAATGAGATGACAAGACATAAATGCAGAAGCAAGACATTTGTTTGGATGTAGCAGTTATTTTATAGGAAATAATAGGTCATAGAGGTTGAACACATTAACAAAATGGAATTTTCCTCATTGTAGCATAGGGGACTGGGAAAACAATTTGCAGGAACAAGACTGGCAACGTTATAACACTGAGAAGCGACCCATTGAAAAATGGGTCTTCAACAATTATTTGTCAACTTTATCACTCTCCCAGTCCTTTCACAAACTCCAGACAACATCTTACAGGCATCTGGCTGGTAAgacttttccctgtttttctttcagtgtagTAACCCTTTTGTGCTTGAAACAGTGGAGAATAGTagaacattttatttcctaCCTGTGCATAGAAACGCAGCTCCATCGGCTTCACCGTCGGGTGGGAATACAGGAGCCGGGTGACGAGGAAGTGATACCAGGTGGTCATGAGCTCCTTCTTCTCCAAAATGGCTTCCTCATCTCCCAGCATGATCTAATGGGacaaaaacacagcaggaatACTGCACACTCAGTGATGGACACAGCTGCACTCCAACTCTCCAGAGGCATTACTTCTGTTCTGCAAAGGTGAGGATTTATTCAAAATTACATAACAAAGATCTTTCTCACAGCTCAGTTTCCAAATCAGCCTGAGGATCTTGGACAGGGAGAGAAACCTAACTGCCCAGGCTGGCAAACCATCAACAGAGGACAGGAGAGACATTAAAGTTACTTATGGCTACACTGGGCTCCTGAAATCCACAAGGATAGATTCAATACTTTAGTCCAAAGTTTCCTTTGTTCCCAGCAAAAACACACCTTGCAGATGGACTCCATGTGGGGATTGGAAGCAAAAGTTCCATCCTGTAGATACCGTTGACATTCCTCGTGCCAGTGCTGCCacttcagctccagctctgtcagTGTCTGGGTGTTGCCAAGCTGAACAGAGGAAATAAAGGAATACAGGGAATAAAGGAAACACAAAGTCAAATTACACCAGCCTTTTGGGCCAAACTCACAGTCACTCCTGATAAAAAGCTAAACAAGGGGCTGCCTGTCATCTTTCTGTGTTGATGTGTCACCTCACAGACTTTTATCTGAATTTTTGGGTCTTTGGGGAATTCAAGAACACAAATATTGTTACTGTAAAGGAGTAAGACTGAGATGTTCTAAAGGGGAACAAACTGTTAGAGGGGACACAACCAGGTGGCTTTTTCCAACAAACTACATGAAAAAACACACTTTGTACATACACTGGGCACAGGCATCTTCTTCATCAAGTCATCCAAGATTTTGTACATGTTCATGGATGCGGGATTGGCACTGGCTTCC
This window encodes:
- the NUP85 gene encoding nuclear pore complex protein Nup85 isoform X2, with protein sequence MDPPRLVQVSKNYRSVIRACMEDMHQAAVSTRDPALQGQYSTQVSILSAMELIWNLCEILFVEAATAGPLLLRLLDWVRLHVCDVDSMVREVLSSESPSKHKLFWNVVDVFVLQGRMDEARHLLSKEASANPASMNMYKILDDLMKKMPVPSLGNTQTLTELELKWQHWHEECQRYLQDGTFASNPHMESICKIMLGDEEAILEKKELMTTWYHFLVTRLLYSHPTVKPMELRFYAQSSMDLFLGRESSPEPLDMILMAAFEFEMHQVIKECSIVLSNWWFVAHLTDLLDHCKLLQSHNLYFGSNMREFLLLEYASGLFSHHSLWQLGVDYFDHCPEYGRVYLELHIERIPLSTEQKALKVLRICEQRQMHEQVRSICKIMAMKALRNNRLGSALSWSIRAKDAAFATLISDRFLKDYCEKGCFSDLDLIDNLGPSMLLSDRLTFLGKYREFHRLYGEKRFAEAARLLLTLMTAHIAPCSFWMTLLTDALPLLEQKEVIFSAEQTYELMRCLEDLTAGNPDKQKFQDDVETTKVEMLRLALARNLARVIVKEGTVEGS